A portion of the Ascaphus truei isolate aAscTru1 chromosome 14, aAscTru1.hap1, whole genome shotgun sequence genome contains these proteins:
- the SENP5 gene encoding sentrin-specific protease 5 isoform X3: MKEHRKTLHRKRGRLLVLSKVWTTQFGGFRKYNFLQKRQNVFQTKNRIINSGSSVKVGLCKSEQHRSKISVICKKGRPAGLAAKANARRNSFKRIERLHRGLPWARKFCSLPSQRVILSKRIKTRLRTTELVNDEETCVTARDLLNNPICRCSIGNKNISTLQKKDNFQTPKDESDSTIVIFRSLKKSHPPLLKQKCFGSLWIKINCHLFSRGKVPLFMMHKKLSVFTVRCRLSSQKLRARNRSFKLAENNRLFQKVSLNSCRKTLRGKFQKAISSLKSNIQRTVQDISSLSDMNNNTSGKLCENQQCASNSCLRDETVKLQCVEAQILDAVSSKPLIKNSQNQLHETATQWENGELIPRKLSEIPAVNSYHDDVYILVTEKEISISCQEDMDVQTGDGDELMLLAPDKVQLCVNENVGSQENIPVESSDYFCHMEVDDSTNFVFNTKLLDHPYCKSPPQDPSAEETLDVSEIQGIKNGQKIISCVPDEQLASCVCGLLNEIIKKYGSLIPLSERDLLTRLKEVFNEDFSNRTSFISKEIMKYRAKHSKATLCNFRIFYNKHMLDMDDLATLDGQNWLNDQVINMYGELIVDAVPDKVHFLNSFFHRQLVTKGYNGVKRWTKKNKVVPLWAQRKRSN; the protein is encoded by the exons ATGAAAGAACATAGAAAAACCTTACATCGTAAAAGAGGTCGGTTACTGGTCTTGTCTAAAGTATGGACAACACAATTTGGAGGGTTTAGAAAATATAATTTCCTCCAGAAGAGACAAAATGTTTTCCAAACCAAGAATCGGATTATTAATTCTGGCAGTAGTGTGAAGGTCGGACTTTGCAAAAGTGAACAACACAGAAGCAAAATATCTGTAATCTGTAAAAAAGGAAGACCTGCAGGATTGGCTGCCAAAGCAAATGCAAGGCGAAACTCCTTCAAAAGGATTGAACGATTGCATAGGGGACTTCCGTGGGCCAGAAAGTTCTGTAGCTTACCATCTCAACGGGTAATTCTGAGCAAAAGGATAAAAACACGACTGCGGACAACAGAGCTGGTTAATGATGAAGAAACATGCGTCACGGCAAGAGATCTATTAAACAATCCTATTTGTAGATGTAGCATTGGCAATAAGAACATTTCTACCTTGCAAAAAAAAGACAACTTTCAAACTCCTAAGGATGAAAGCGACAGTACCATAGTCATTTTtcgtagtttaaaaaaaagccaCCCCCCTTTATTGAAGCAGAAATGCTTTGGCAGTCTATGGATTAAGATAAACTGTCATTTGTTTTCTAGAGGAAAGGTACCtttatttatgatgcataaaaaaCTTTCTGTGTTTACAGTTCGTTGCAGATTATCGTCCCAAAAACTCAGAGCAAGAAACAGAAGCTTTAAATTGGCAGAAAATAATAGGCTGTTTCAGAAAGTTTCCTTAAACAGCTGCAGAAAAACTCTCAGAGGCAAGTTTCAAAAAGCGATTTCTTCTTTGAAGTCAAACATTCAGAGAACTGTGCAGGATATTAGCAGCCTATCCGATATGAACAATAACACATCAGGAAAATTATGTGAAAACCAACAATGTGCATCCAACAGCTGCCTAAGAGATGAGACTGTTAAACTGCAGTGTGTTGAGGCTCAGATTTTGGATGCTGTATCCAGCAAACCGCTGATAAAAAACAGCCAGAATCAGCTTCACGAAACAGCTACTCAGTGGGAGAACGGGGAATTAATACCTAGGAAATTAAGTGAAATTCCTGCAGTGAACAGTTATCACGATGATGTGTACATATTGGTAACTGAAAAGGAAATATCAATATCATGTCAGGAGGACATGGACGTACAGACAGGGGATGGTGATGAACTAATGCTCTTGGCACCTGACAAAGTGCAGCTGTGCGTGAATGAAAATGTTGGTAGCCAGGAAAACATTCCCGTGGAAAGCAGTGACTATTTCTGCCACATGGAAGTGGATGATTCCACAAACTTTGTCTTTAATACAAAGCTGTTAGATCACCCTTACTGTAAGAGTCCACCGCAAGACCCCTCAGCAGAAGAAACACTAGATGTGTCAGAAATACAAGGGATAAAGAACGGCCAGAAAATCATAAGTTGTGTCCCTGATGAACAGCTGGCATCCTGTGTTTGTG GACTTCTAAATGAAATCATAAAGAAATATGGAAGTTTGATTCCGTTGTCTGAAAGAGACTTACTCACGAGATTAAAAGAAGTATTTAACGAGGACTTTTCCAACAG GACATCTTTCATTAGCAAGGAGATAATGAAGTATAGGGCCAAGCATTCAAAAGCTACGCTGTGCAACTTCCGCATCTTCTATAATAAGCACATGCTTGATATGGATGATCTTGCAACTCTGGATGGACAGAATTGGCTCAATGATCAG